The DNA segment AATTCGACATCTTTCTCTTCCTCGGAATGCGGCGCATGATCGGTGGCAATGCAATCAATAGTACCATCAACCAGACCCTCGATTACGGCCTCAACATCTTTTTTGGCTCGAATCGGAGGATTCACCCGGAGATTGGTATCGAAATCAAGACCGATCAGATCATCGGTCAGGCAGAAATGATGCGGAGCGGCCTCGGCCGTCACCCGAATTCCCTCACGTTTGGCCTGGCGAATCGCCTCGACCGCACCGGCCGTGGAAACATGGGCAATATGCAACCGGCTCCCGGTAAACTGGCACAGTTTGATATCCCGGAGAACAGCAATTACCTCGCCTACATTCGGGCGCCCTTTAATACCCAGTCGGGTCGCCTCGTATGATTCATTCATAATACCATCGGCGCAGAGGTAGCTGTCCTCGGCATGACTTATAATCGGAATATTAAACATCCGAACATATTCAAACGCCCGCCGCATTATTTCCGGATTCTGAACATAATTTCCATCGTCACTGATGGCCACGGCGCCGCTCTTGACCAGTTCGCCGATTTCGGCCAGTTCTTCACCCTTAAGTCTCTTGGTTATAGCTCCAACCACAAAAACCCGGGCATCGGCTTTTTCGGCCCGCGATTGTATAAACCGGACCACCTCCTGATTATCAATTGTAGGAAAAGTATTGGGCATACAGCAAACCGAGGTAAATCCCCCGGCGGCGGCCGCCCGGCACCCGGTCGTGATGGTTTCTTTGTCCTCGAATCCCGGTTCCCGCAGGTGGACATGCATATCAATCAATCCCGGGGTCACTATTTTGTCCGAGGCGTCGATGACACTTTCCGAAGGCAGAGAAGCCATTTCCTTTTGAGTTTTTTTCGATTCCTTTTCGACCCCGATTATTTTGCCGTCCTTGACAAAGATACTGGTTTCCTTACCGAAACCCAGGGCCGGATCAATCACCCGTCCGCCTTTTATCACCAGATCGTACTTGGCCTGTTTCATCTATGCTTCTTCCCCTTTCTTGCCCGACAACAGATAAAGAACCGCCATTCTGATCGCCTGTCCATTGGTAACCTGCTCAAGAATAACCGAGGATTCCCCGTCCGCCACCTCGGAAGTTATTTCCACCCCGCGATTCATCGGCCCCGGATGCATGATTGTATGATTTTTATTGAGCAGTTTCATGCGCTCAGCGGTCACCCCGAAAAGATTGGTGTATTCCCGCATGGATGGAAATAATCCGGCCTGCTGGCGTTCCAACTGAATCCGCATAATATTGACTACATCGGCCCCGTCGATTGCCTCATCCAGATTACTATAAAGGTCGACCCCGAATCTCTCCGATTCATAGGGAAGCAGGGTCGATGGCCCGCACAAAGCAACCGAGGCCCCCATTGCCTTTAATCCCCAGATATTGGACCGCACCACCCGGGAATGTTTGACATCTCCGACCAAAACCACCCGGAGTCCGTTCAGGTGACCGTACTTGCGCCGGATAGTCATCATATCCAGAAGTGCTTGGGTGGGGTGTTCGTGCCTGCCGTCACCGGCATTGATGATATTGGAAGCGGTGCACTGAGTGAGAAAATATGGTACCCCGGTGGAGGCGTGACGGACCACGATCATATCTATTTTTAACGCCTCGATATTTTTAACGGTATCCTTGAGAGACTCGCCCTTGGTTACCGATGATGTTGATTTGGAAAAATTAATCGAATCCGCTGACAATCGCTTTTCCGCCAGTTCGAACGAAATCCTGGTTCGTGTCGATGGTTCATAAAAGAGATTCAAAACAGTTACGCCGCGTAAGGTCGGAACCTTTTTGATCGGCCGCTCGATGATTTCCCGAAAAGACTCGGCGGTATCAAGAATCAGGGTGATTTCTTCGGCGGACATCCCCTCCAGACCAAGAAGATGTCTTGAACTTAATTTCATTTCTTCTTCCCCCCTTTAGTCCCGGTTTTCGGTCCGGATTCCTTCTGACCGGCCTTCTTGCCGGTTCCGGATTTGTCAACGATTACGAACTCCTCATTATCACTTTCATTCAACCTGACAGCCACCCGGTCGGTTTTCGCAGTGGGGATATTTTTGCCGACATAATCGGGTCGGATCGGGTACTCACGATGACCGCGGTCTATCAAAACCGCCAGTTGAATCGAGCGCGGACGACCGAAATCAATTATGGCATCAAGGGCCGCCCGAATGGTTCGGCCGGTATACAGGACATCATCCACCAGGATAACATTCCGATCCACCACATCAAACAAGATCTGGGTCCGTTGAATTATGGGCTGGTCAAGCTTGGTGTGGATATCATCACGGTAGAGGTTGATATCCAGCAACCCCACCGGCACTTTTATCCCTTCGATCTGTTCAATCTTGTCGGCGATTCGCTTGGCCAGATCCGATCCCCGCCGAAAAATACCGATAACCACCAGGGTCTCGGCACCGCTGTTTTTTTCCAGAATTTCATGGGCGATTCGCGTTATAGCCCGTGAAATCCCTTTCTCATTGAGAACAGTTTCTCCCTTGATATCAGTCAATTGACCTCCTTGTCATTATGCTCCGAATGTAATTCAA comes from the Candidatus Zixiibacteriota bacterium genome and includes:
- a CDS encoding dihydroorotase — its product is MKQAKYDLVIKGGRVIDPALGFGKETSIFVKDGKIIGVEKESKKTQKEMASLPSESVIDASDKIVTPGLIDMHVHLREPGFEDKETITTGCRAAAAGGFTSVCCMPNTFPTIDNQEVVRFIQSRAEKADARVFVVGAITKRLKGEELAEIGELVKSGAVAISDDGNYVQNPEIMRRAFEYVRMFNIPIISHAEDSYLCADGIMNESYEATRLGIKGRPNVGEVIAVLRDIKLCQFTGSRLHIAHVSTAGAVEAIRQAKREGIRVTAEAAPHHFCLTDDLIGLDFDTNLRVNPPIRAKKDVEAVIEGLVDGTIDCIATDHAPHSEEEKDVEFDMAPPGMIGLETALGLVKTRLIDKGYLSWADAIRKMTINPARILNLPGGTLEKGTDADITIIDPEKKWTVRKEKFRSKSKNSPFIGWKLTGRVEYTIVNGKVVYQA
- a CDS encoding aspartate carbamoyltransferase catalytic subunit, producing MKLSSRHLLGLEGMSAEEITLILDTAESFREIIERPIKKVPTLRGVTVLNLFYEPSTRTRISFELAEKRLSADSINFSKSTSSVTKGESLKDTVKNIEALKIDMIVVRHASTGVPYFLTQCTASNIINAGDGRHEHPTQALLDMMTIRRKYGHLNGLRVVLVGDVKHSRVVRSNIWGLKAMGASVALCGPSTLLPYESERFGVDLYSNLDEAIDGADVVNIMRIQLERQQAGLFPSMREYTNLFGVTAERMKLLNKNHTIMHPGPMNRGVEITSEVADGESSVILEQVTNGQAIRMAVLYLLSGKKGEEA
- the pyrR gene encoding bifunctional pyr operon transcriptional regulator/uracil phosphoribosyltransferase PyrR, translating into MTDIKGETVLNEKGISRAITRIAHEILEKNSGAETLVVIGIFRRGSDLAKRIADKIEQIEGIKVPVGLLDINLYRDDIHTKLDQPIIQRTQILFDVVDRNVILVDDVLYTGRTIRAALDAIIDFGRPRSIQLAVLIDRGHREYPIRPDYVGKNIPTAKTDRVAVRLNESDNEEFVIVDKSGTGKKAGQKESGPKTGTKGGKKK